Proteins from one Malaya genurostris strain Urasoe2022 chromosome 2, Malgen_1.1, whole genome shotgun sequence genomic window:
- the LOC131429938 gene encoding class E basic helix-loop-helix protein 23 isoform X3, which produces MDPHNPFNFHLGPPSSSAHSHHPEPTPSPPQSVPGRRTPLGTVGLGGFYAQPHASAAVSLTDENRPSGSAESPPPHHQSAPVAGGKQKNRQGKTVRLNINARERRRMHDLNDALDELRSVIPYAHSPSVRKLSKIATLLLAKNYILMQANALDELRRLLAYIQSAAGAGAPTVDLRTMPSALKLQQLLQTPQQELQQQAQQHLQQQQQLQQQQQQQQQQLSQQSGAPPPPNSNS; this is translated from the exons ATGGATCCCCATAATCCGTTCAACTTTCATCTGGGTCCACCGAGCAGTTCAGCCCATTCTCACCACCCGGAACCAACGCCAAGCCCTCCACAGAGTGTTCCGGGAAGACGTACCCCTTTGGGCACGGTAGGTCTAGGTGGATTCTACGCCCAACCACATGCGTCAGCTGCTGTTTCGCTAACAGACGAAAACCGTCCATCCGGAAGTGCTGAAAG TCCTCCCCCGCACCACCAGTCGGCACCGGTTGCCGGTGGTAAGCAAAAGAATCGTCAGGGAAAAACTGTTCGGTTGAACATAAATGCCAGGGAGAGACGTCGAATGCACGATTTGAACGATGCTCTTGATGAATTGAGAAGTGTCATCCCGTACGCTCACTCTCCATCGGTTCGAAAATTGTCCAAAATTGCCACGCTACTGTTGGCCAAAAACTACATTTTGATGCAAGCCAACGCTTTGGATGAATTACGAAG ATTATTGGCGTACATCCAAAGTGCAGCTGGTGCTGGCGCACCTACCGTCGACTTAAGAACAATGCCTTCTGCGCTGAAATtacagcaactgcttcaaactcCACAACAAGAACTGCAACAACAAGCCCAGCAACAtctacaacaacagcagcagctacaacagcagcaacaacaacaacagcagcaactcTCACAGCAAAGTGGAGCGCCACCTCCACCTAATTCGAATTCTTGA
- the LOC131429938 gene encoding class E basic helix-loop-helix protein 23 isoform X1, translated as MDPHNPFNFHLGPPSSSAHSHHPEPTPSPPQSVPGRRTPLGTVGLGGFYAQPHASAAVSLTDENRPSGSAERSHFSPPPHHQSAPVAGGKQKNRQGKTVRLNINARERRRMHDLNDALDELRSVIPYAHSPSVRKLSKIATLLLAKNYILMQANALDELRRLLAYIQSAAGAGAPTVDLRTMPSALKLQQLLQTPQQELQQQAQQHLQQQQQLQQQQQQQQQQLSQQSGAPPPPNSNS; from the exons ATGGATCCCCATAATCCGTTCAACTTTCATCTGGGTCCACCGAGCAGTTCAGCCCATTCTCACCACCCGGAACCAACGCCAAGCCCTCCACAGAGTGTTCCGGGAAGACGTACCCCTTTGGGCACGGTAGGTCTAGGTGGATTCTACGCCCAACCACATGCGTCAGCTGCTGTTTCGCTAACAGACGAAAACCGTCCATCCGGAAGTGCTGAAAG AAGCCATTTCAGTCCTCCCCCGCACCACCAGTCGGCACCGGTTGCCGGTGGTAAGCAAAAGAATCGTCAGGGAAAAACTGTTCGGTTGAACATAAATGCCAGGGAGAGACGTCGAATGCACGATTTGAACGATGCTCTTGATGAATTGAGAAGTGTCATCCCGTACGCTCACTCTCCATCGGTTCGAAAATTGTCCAAAATTGCCACGCTACTGTTGGCCAAAAACTACATTTTGATGCAAGCCAACGCTTTGGATGAATTACGAAG ATTATTGGCGTACATCCAAAGTGCAGCTGGTGCTGGCGCACCTACCGTCGACTTAAGAACAATGCCTTCTGCGCTGAAATtacagcaactgcttcaaactcCACAACAAGAACTGCAACAACAAGCCCAGCAACAtctacaacaacagcagcagctacaacagcagcaacaacaacaacagcagcaactcTCACAGCAAAGTGGAGCGCCACCTCCACCTAATTCGAATTCTTGA
- the LOC131429938 gene encoding class E basic helix-loop-helix protein 23 isoform X2 produces the protein MDPHNPFNFHLGPPSSSAHSHHPEPTPSPPQSVPGRRTPLGTVGLGGFYAQPHASAAVSLTDENRPSGSAESHFSPPPHHQSAPVAGGKQKNRQGKTVRLNINARERRRMHDLNDALDELRSVIPYAHSPSVRKLSKIATLLLAKNYILMQANALDELRRLLAYIQSAAGAGAPTVDLRTMPSALKLQQLLQTPQQELQQQAQQHLQQQQQLQQQQQQQQQQLSQQSGAPPPPNSNS, from the exons ATGGATCCCCATAATCCGTTCAACTTTCATCTGGGTCCACCGAGCAGTTCAGCCCATTCTCACCACCCGGAACCAACGCCAAGCCCTCCACAGAGTGTTCCGGGAAGACGTACCCCTTTGGGCACGGTAGGTCTAGGTGGATTCTACGCCCAACCACATGCGTCAGCTGCTGTTTCGCTAACAGACGAAAACCGTCCATCCGGAAGTGCTGAAAG CCATTTCAGTCCTCCCCCGCACCACCAGTCGGCACCGGTTGCCGGTGGTAAGCAAAAGAATCGTCAGGGAAAAACTGTTCGGTTGAACATAAATGCCAGGGAGAGACGTCGAATGCACGATTTGAACGATGCTCTTGATGAATTGAGAAGTGTCATCCCGTACGCTCACTCTCCATCGGTTCGAAAATTGTCCAAAATTGCCACGCTACTGTTGGCCAAAAACTACATTTTGATGCAAGCCAACGCTTTGGATGAATTACGAAG ATTATTGGCGTACATCCAAAGTGCAGCTGGTGCTGGCGCACCTACCGTCGACTTAAGAACAATGCCTTCTGCGCTGAAATtacagcaactgcttcaaactcCACAACAAGAACTGCAACAACAAGCCCAGCAACAtctacaacaacagcagcagctacaacagcagcaacaacaacaacagcagcaactcTCACAGCAAAGTGGAGCGCCACCTCCACCTAATTCGAATTCTTGA